One Pleurocapsa sp. PCC 7327 DNA segment encodes these proteins:
- a CDS encoding DUF3134 family protein, which produces MLNYPSLHQEPRYAPAGVIPLNRDRSHLDWLAAHGRLIARQREETEDRLLDSIDLSDLLDVEEDIFEGTEVETDQELDTLDEEYLDETA; this is translated from the coding sequence ATGTTAAATTATCCATCATTGCATCAAGAACCGCGTTACGCACCAGCAGGAGTAATTCCCCTCAATCGAGATCGTTCGCATCTAGATTGGTTAGCAGCCCATGGTCGTCTTATTGCTCGCCAACGCGAAGAAACCGAAGATCGGTTGCTCGATAGTATAGATTTATCGGATTTACTCGATGTAGAAGAGGATATCTTTGAGGGTACCGAAGTTGAAACCGACCAGGAGTTAGATACCCTAGACGAAGAGTACCTCGACGAAACCGCATGA
- the moaC gene encoding cyclic pyranopterin monophosphate synthase MoaC, with product MTQDLTGDRKLSHLNAQGEAQMVDVSHKQSTRREAIAAGRVRMSKHTFEAIEAGNSPKGDVLGMAKVAGIMAAKQTANLIPLCHPLPLHKIDVQIIPDAELPGYQIRASVATKAETGVEMEALTAVSVAALTLYDMAKALEKSMQIESICLLSKTGGKSGDYLSQKD from the coding sequence ATGACACAAGATTTAACCGGCGATCGAAAACTTTCTCATCTTAATGCCCAAGGAGAAGCCCAGATGGTAGATGTTTCCCACAAACAGTCTACCCGACGGGAAGCCATAGCCGCAGGTCGGGTGCGGATGTCAAAACATACCTTTGAAGCGATTGAAGCAGGAAATTCCCCCAAAGGAGACGTTTTAGGAATGGCAAAAGTCGCCGGGATTATGGCAGCAAAACAGACTGCAAATTTGATTCCTCTGTGCCATCCCCTACCTTTGCACAAGATAGACGTTCAAATAATTCCCGATGCCGAACTCCCCGGCTACCAAATTCGGGCTTCCGTCGCCACTAAAGCAGAAACGGGTGTAGAAATGGAAGCCCTGACAGCCGTTTCAGTAGCTGCTCTAACGCTCTACGACATGGCAAAAGCACTAGAAAAGTCAATGCAGATTGAGTCAATCTGCTTACTCAGTAAAACTGGCGGAAAATCGGGAGATTATCTCAGCCAGAAAGATTAA
- a CDS encoding FAD-dependent oxidoreductase, with protein sequence MLKKIVSHWWRSVISIPVSLIVWESMSPLTLAAPPRNPDQTIECEILVVGSGLAGTAAAYEALLKGKTVCLTEITDWVGGQISSQGTSALDERQTQRERLFYPRGYLELRKRIEEKYGKLNPGNCWVSESCFLPSDGHQLLMEQLQDAAQKGEGTLKWFPTTVIKELEIGKVPNGGTGEQIKGAIAIQHSPAEGAPPLNSEPLSKTIEDAYRYDNSPRFKKTIIRFVPKASNQQKPADWYIIEATETGEIVGLADVPYRLGIDPRSYLEPSSSSATADPYCTQGFTYTFAMEATEESQKHEMPPFYLQHAPYFSYELERLANFNLVFTYRRIWSPQEGQSETFGGITFDAPMPGDISMQNWTWGNDYRPGTSQDNLIYTREQLKATGQLTPGGWMGGLRTETLRRGEDHALAYFYWLVMGTTDSQLGDGVKKPNPNNRFLAGLDSPMGTAHGLSKYPYMREGRRILGRPSYAYADGFSITEIDISRRNYQDDYYRQTLSPETYRRLQATLAGLEGLDVIGGKVSPDAVKRRKRSTIYPDSVGIGHYAIDFHPCMTQSPPEAPGNTEREGERRGAGQAYPFQIPLRAMIPQRIDNLLVAGKSIAVSHIAAAAYRVHSFEWSSGAATGITAAFVLDDGKILPYQLVDQTPIIKERKLLELQRLLNKSGNPTAFPDTSIFNENWDEWQ encoded by the coding sequence ATGTTGAAAAAGATTGTCAGTCATTGGTGGCGGAGTGTTATTTCTATTCCCGTGAGTCTAATTGTTTGGGAATCGATGTCTCCACTAACTCTTGCTGCGCCGCCGAGAAATCCCGACCAAACGATAGAATGCGAGATCTTGGTTGTTGGCAGCGGACTAGCGGGAACGGCAGCAGCTTATGAAGCCTTATTGAAAGGAAAAACCGTTTGTTTGACAGAAATTACCGACTGGGTAGGAGGACAAATTTCTTCTCAGGGAACCTCTGCCCTAGACGAACGTCAAACCCAGCGAGAACGTCTCTTCTATCCTCGCGGCTATCTAGAATTAAGAAAGCGGATCGAAGAGAAATACGGCAAACTCAATCCTGGCAATTGTTGGGTTAGCGAATCCTGTTTTCTTCCTAGCGACGGTCATCAACTATTGATGGAACAGTTACAGGATGCCGCCCAAAAGGGCGAAGGAACGTTGAAATGGTTTCCGACCACCGTTATTAAAGAGTTAGAGATCGGCAAAGTCCCGAATGGGGGAACGGGGGAACAAATTAAGGGCGCGATCGCCATTCAACATAGCCCTGCCGAAGGCGCACCGCCTCTCAATAGCGAACCCCTCTCGAAAACTATTGAAGATGCCTATCGCTACGACAATTCCCCCCGCTTCAAGAAAACCATCATTCGCTTCGTTCCCAAAGCTTCCAACCAACAAAAACCCGCTGACTGGTACATTATCGAAGCGACTGAAACCGGAGAAATCGTCGGTCTAGCAGACGTTCCCTATCGCTTGGGCATCGATCCTCGCTCCTATCTAGAACCTTCCTCCTCTAGCGCGACTGCCGACCCCTATTGCACCCAGGGATTTACTTACACCTTCGCCATGGAAGCGACCGAGGAATCGCAAAAGCATGAGATGCCCCCATTTTATCTCCAGCACGCCCCCTACTTCAGTTATGAATTAGAACGTCTAGCCAACTTCAATTTAGTTTTCACCTATCGACGCATTTGGAGTCCGCAAGAAGGACAATCGGAAACATTTGGCGGCATTACCTTTGATGCCCCCATGCCTGGAGATATTTCCATGCAAAACTGGACGTGGGGCAACGATTATCGTCCGGGAACCTCTCAAGATAATCTCATCTACACCCGCGAACAACTCAAAGCAACCGGACAATTAACCCCTGGCGGTTGGATGGGAGGATTGCGGACAGAAACCCTCCGCAGAGGTGAAGACCACGCCTTAGCATACTTTTACTGGCTGGTGATGGGAACGACCGATTCTCAACTGGGAGATGGCGTGAAAAAACCCAATCCCAATAATCGTTTCCTCGCAGGATTGGATTCTCCTATGGGAACGGCACACGGTTTGTCTAAGTATCCCTACATGCGCGAGGGACGACGAATTTTAGGAAGACCTTCCTATGCCTATGCAGATGGTTTCTCGATTACAGAAATCGATATTTCCCGCCGCAACTATCAAGATGACTACTATCGCCAAACCCTATCCCCCGAAACTTATCGCCGTCTGCAAGCGACTTTAGCGGGATTAGAAGGATTAGATGTCATTGGCGGCAAGGTTTCGCCCGATGCCGTCAAGCGGCGCAAGCGTTCTACTATTTATCCCGATTCGGTGGGAATCGGTCACTACGCGATCGATTTCCATCCCTGTATGACTCAATCACCCCCAGAAGCCCCCGGAAATACGGAACGAGAAGGAGAACGTCGAGGCGCAGGACAAGCTTATCCTTTCCAGATTCCCCTGCGGGCGATGATTCCCCAGAGAATCGATAATTTGTTAGTGGCAGGAAAAAGTATCGCTGTCAGCCACATTGCCGCAGCAGCCTATCGAGTCCATTCCTTTGAGTGGTCGTCGGGGGCGGCAACTGGTATCACAGCAGCGTTTGTGCTAGATGATGGCAAAATTTTGCCTTATCAGCTAGTTGACCAAACCCCGATTATCAAAGAGAGAAAATTACTCGAACTCCAGCGTTTATTAAATAAAAGCGGTAATCCGACTGCTTTTCCAGATACTTCAATATTCAATGAAAATTGGGATGAGTGGCAGTAA
- a CDS encoding helix-turn-helix domain-containing protein — MIEPQSRPCVLDQTSDVRQVLDLIADKWTALVILSLSRNTRRYGELHREIGGVSQKMLTQTLRNLENSGLIHRKVYPVVPPMVEYSLTPLGETLVNPLKTLCNWASEHFHEVELARAEAVDSKKPDPVIA; from the coding sequence ATGATAGAACCTCAATCTCGACCTTGTGTCTTAGACCAAACATCTGATGTTCGTCAGGTGCTCGATCTGATTGCTGATAAATGGACGGCCTTAGTGATTCTGTCGCTATCTAGGAACACAAGACGATATGGTGAATTGCACCGTGAAATTGGCGGAGTGTCTCAGAAAATGTTGACTCAAACCCTACGCAATCTGGAAAACAGCGGGCTGATTCATCGCAAGGTCTATCCGGTTGTACCGCCAATGGTGGAGTATTCCTTGACTCCTCTAGGTGAAACGCTGGTAAACCCCCTTAAAACTCTCTGTAATTGGGCTTCAGAACATTTTCATGAAGTGGAACTTGCCAGAGCAGAAGCAGTTGATAGCAAGAAGCCCGATCCAGTTATCGCTTGA
- a CDS encoding carotenoid oxygenase family protein — protein sequence MISILNSQFTIPNSSEKPYNRQDWQKGYESQPNEYSYWVDDIDGEIPADLEGTLFRNGPGLLDIHGTPLRHPFDGDGMVSAITFQNGRVHFRNRFVRTEGYVAEREAGKILYRGVFGTQKPGGWLGNAFDLKLKNIANTNVIYWGDKLLALWEAAEPHRLDPATLETLGLDYLDGVLEPGDAFSAHPCIDPSCEADGGEPCLVNFSVKTGLSSKITIYEFNPQGKLLRRHAHSIPGFSFMHDFAITPHYCIFFQNPVTFNPLPFLFGFRGAGECVQFQPGRSTHIIVIPRTAPYQEVKTFETPSGFVFHHANAFESGDRICIDSICYESLPQVNPDVSYKEVDFDALAPGQLWRFTLNLKDGKVQRQMLESRCCEFPAVHPDKVGRSYRYLYLGAAHDATGNAPLQAILKIDWQTGERQLHSFAPKGYVGEPIFVPRPDAKVDDEGWVLTLVYNSSRHCSDVVILDGQDLNKAPLTRVHLTHHIPYGLHGSWSASTFGN from the coding sequence ATGATATCAATTCTCAATTCCCAATTCACCATTCCCAATTCTTCTGAAAAGCCCTACAATCGTCAAGACTGGCAAAAAGGATACGAATCTCAGCCCAACGAATACAGCTATTGGGTTGATGACATTGATGGAGAAATTCCTGCCGATCTAGAAGGAACGCTATTTCGCAACGGACCTGGATTGCTGGATATTCACGGGACTCCCCTTCGACATCCCTTTGACGGCGATGGAATGGTAAGCGCTATTACCTTTCAAAACGGTCGCGTCCATTTTCGCAACCGCTTCGTCCGTACAGAAGGCTATGTCGCCGAACGAGAGGCAGGAAAGATCTTGTATCGCGGCGTTTTCGGCACCCAAAAACCTGGCGGCTGGTTGGGCAATGCCTTCGATCTCAAACTTAAAAATATTGCCAACACTAACGTTATCTATTGGGGGGATAAATTACTTGCTCTGTGGGAAGCTGCCGAACCCCATCGCCTAGATCCCGCTACGCTGGAAACGTTGGGACTGGACTACTTGGATGGAGTTTTAGAACCTGGGGACGCTTTTTCTGCCCATCCTTGCATCGATCCCAGTTGCGAAGCGGATGGGGGCGAACCCTGTTTGGTCAATTTCTCGGTGAAAACAGGGCTTTCGAGTAAGATTACCATCTACGAATTCAATCCCCAGGGCAAACTCCTGCGCCGCCACGCCCACAGCATTCCGGGCTTTTCTTTTATGCACGATTTTGCCATTACGCCACACTACTGCATTTTCTTTCAAAATCCAGTGACCTTTAATCCCCTTCCCTTTCTCTTCGGATTTCGGGGTGCAGGAGAATGCGTCCAATTTCAACCGGGGCGATCGACTCATATTATCGTTATTCCTCGGACTGCGCCTTACCAAGAAGTAAAAACCTTTGAAACGCCGTCAGGTTTTGTGTTTCACCATGCTAATGCGTTTGAGTCGGGCGATCGCATTTGCATTGACTCGATCTGCTATGAGTCTTTACCCCAGGTCAATCCCGATGTTAGCTACAAAGAAGTAGATTTTGATGCCCTCGCACCAGGGCAATTGTGGCGATTTACCCTGAACCTAAAGGATGGAAAAGTGCAGCGCCAAATGCTGGAAAGTCGTTGCTGCGAGTTTCCAGCCGTCCATCCCGACAAAGTGGGGCGTTCCTATCGCTATCTATATCTCGGTGCGGCGCACGATGCCACGGGCAATGCACCCCTACAAGCGATTCTCAAGATCGACTGGCAAACCGGAGAACGTCAACTTCACTCGTTTGCACCGAAAGGCTATGTTGGCGAACCTATTTTCGTTCCTCGACCCGATGCTAAAGTGGACGATGAAGGTTGGGTGCTAACTCTAGTTTACAATTCCAGTCGCCATTGCTCGGATGTAGTCATCCTCGACGGACAAGATTTAAATAAAGCTCCCCTTACACGAGTGCATCTGACGCATCATATTCCCTACGGTTTGCATGGTAGTTGGAGTGCATCAACTTTCGGGAATTAG
- a CDS encoding DUF937 domain-containing protein, protein MGLFDQVINAINDPNQQANTNQIGQIIGVVQQLASSKGVDPSVAQTVTSVVGNYVRSSLKQQQAAGGTQQISAILDQFSGTQANPAAVQALFSPQQQQHIAQDAAQKTGLNADTIQSMLPLIVPVILNLLQSGKQASAASGLPAGNSVLSSFLDSDSDGDVDIGDALSFASRFLNR, encoded by the coding sequence ATGGGACTTTTTGACCAAGTTATCAACGCCATTAACGATCCCAATCAACAAGCCAACACCAACCAAATCGGTCAGATTATAGGTGTAGTGCAACAACTCGCTAGCAGTAAAGGGGTCGATCCCTCCGTTGCCCAAACCGTTACATCGGTTGTCGGCAATTACGTTCGTTCGTCACTCAAGCAGCAACAGGCAGCAGGCGGTACCCAACAAATATCAGCCATCCTCGACCAATTTAGCGGTACGCAAGCAAATCCAGCCGCCGTGCAAGCCTTATTTAGCCCACAACAGCAGCAACACATCGCCCAAGATGCAGCCCAAAAAACTGGTTTAAACGCAGATACTATTCAATCTATGCTGCCACTCATCGTTCCAGTGATTCTGAACTTGTTGCAATCGGGCAAGCAAGCTAGTGCTGCCTCTGGTTTGCCCGCCGGGAATTCGGTACTCAGCAGTTTTTTAGATAGCGATTCCGATGGAGATGTCGATATCGGAGATGCCCTTTCGTTTGCCAGCCGCTTTCTGAATCGTTAA
- a CDS encoding 2Fe-2S iron-sulfur cluster-binding protein, producing MSKTHTVEIRHQGNTHIIQVSEEQTILEAAYAAGIDLPSSCHAGVCTTCAAQILQGEVDRGDAMGISPELQSEGYVLLCVARPLCDLKIESEKEEAVYQRQFGQP from the coding sequence ATGTCCAAAACTCATACTGTTGAAATTCGTCACCAAGGCAATACCCATATCATCCAAGTTTCAGAGGAGCAAACTATCTTAGAAGCGGCTTACGCTGCGGGGATAGATTTGCCGAGTTCTTGCCATGCCGGGGTTTGTACCACCTGTGCCGCTCAAATTCTTCAGGGAGAAGTCGATCGCGGCGATGCGATGGGAATTTCTCCCGAACTGCAAAGCGAAGGTTACGTGTTACTATGCGTTGCCCGTCCTCTTTGCGATCTAAAAATCGAATCGGAGAAAGAAGAAGCAGTATATCAGCGACAATTCGGACAGCCTTGA
- a CDS encoding HupE/UreJ family protein, whose protein sequence is MFNLTVGQRWFKIGTLSTIVAIAFLGFTQQAMAHHAIGGKTPANFFEGFISGLAHPIIGLDHFAFVVAIGAIAAVVDRGIYIPIVFILATLLGTGIHLQAVNLPFPEIIISASVVLFGILLALRNIRVNPPKFYGIVLAALAIVAGIFHGYAYGESIVGAQMTPLVAYLAGFAIIQILVGSIIWAISKVILEKFSDRAFPVMRSLGLAISTIGVIFLTASMIG, encoded by the coding sequence ATGTTCAATTTAACAGTTGGTCAACGGTGGTTCAAGATTGGTACGCTTTCCACCATTGTCGCAATCGCGTTTTTGGGCTTTACTCAACAGGCGATGGCGCACCACGCTATCGGAGGGAAGACGCCAGCTAACTTCTTTGAAGGGTTTATTTCGGGGTTAGCCCATCCGATTATTGGTTTGGATCATTTTGCTTTTGTGGTGGCAATTGGCGCGATCGCGGCGGTTGTGGATCGCGGCATTTATATTCCCATTGTTTTTATTTTAGCGACTCTGCTAGGAACGGGAATTCATCTGCAAGCAGTTAACTTGCCTTTTCCCGAAATTATTATTTCTGCATCGGTCGTACTTTTTGGAATCTTGTTGGCACTAAGAAACATAAGGGTGAATCCGCCTAAATTTTATGGCATTGTTTTAGCCGCTTTAGCAATTGTTGCCGGAATTTTTCACGGTTATGCCTATGGAGAGTCAATTGTTGGGGCACAAATGACTCCGTTAGTTGCATACTTAGCAGGTTTTGCAATTATTCAAATCCTCGTTGGCAGCATAATCTGGGCGATTAGTAAAGTGATTTTAGAAAAATTTAGCGATCGCGCTTTTCCAGTCATGCGATCGCTAGGGTTGGCTATTAGTACGATTGGAGTCATTTTTTTAACGGCTTCGATGATTGGTTAA
- the alaS gene encoding alanine--tRNA ligase: MSYTPKYLSGSEIRQKFLDFYAQRQHKILPSASLIPEDPTVLLTIAGMLPFKPIFLGQKTPDYPRATTSQKCIRTNDIENVGRTARHHTFFEMLGNFSFGDYFKEEAIAWAWELSTEVFGLPPERLIPSVFEEDDEAFAIWHDKIGIPPHRIKRMGADDNFWVSGPTGPCGPCSEIYYDFHPELGDENIDLEDDSRFIEFYNLVFMQYNRDAQGNLTPLQSKNIDTGMGLERMAQILQQVPNNYETDLIFPIVKTAAEIAGIDYSKADEKTKVSLKVIGDHIRAVVHMIADGISASNIGRGYVLRRLIRRVVRHGRSLGIEGVFTPQVAEVAIALAKDVYPNVIATEEDIKGQLQREESAFLKTIEKGEKLLTEILQKEKQQISGEDAFTLYDTHGFPLELTQEIAAENSLTVDVEGFEREMEKQRQRGRESHKTIDLTVQGSLDKLAEHIHSTEFVGYTQSQSTAKVEAVLVDGKTVEAAEAGEQVQIVLDKTPFYAESGGQIGDRGYLTGENLLVRIEDVQKESDFFVHFGRVERGIIQIGDTVTAQIDRACRRRAQANHTATHLLQAALKKIVDDSISQAGSLVAFDRLRFDFNCPRALTQEELQQIEEQINTWIAEAHDAQISIMPLEEAKTKGAIAMFGEKYGAQVRVIDIPGVSMELCGGTHVRNTAEIGLFKIVSETGISSGVRRIEAVAGPAVLEYLNVRDKIVRELSDRFKVKPEEISDRITSLQAELKATHKQLEAVKQELAIAKSGQLLAQAESVGAYKVLVAEMGDIDPDALKTAAERLQQKLGEAAVVLGSVPEEGKVSLVAAFSQKVNKDKNLQAGKFIGEIAKICGGGGGGRPNLAQAGGRDPSKLKEALETARKQLVESLQ, translated from the coding sequence ATGTCTTATACGCCCAAGTATCTTAGTGGTAGCGAAATCCGACAAAAATTTCTAGACTTCTATGCACAGCGACAGCATAAAATCTTACCCAGCGCTTCTCTTATTCCAGAAGATCCGACGGTATTGCTGACTATCGCTGGAATGCTACCGTTTAAACCAATCTTCCTCGGTCAAAAGACACCGGACTATCCTCGCGCCACCACCTCCCAAAAATGCATCCGTACCAACGATATCGAAAATGTAGGACGCACTGCCAGACATCATACCTTTTTCGAGATGTTGGGCAACTTTAGCTTTGGGGATTATTTTAAAGAAGAGGCGATCGCTTGGGCGTGGGAACTGTCTACCGAAGTCTTTGGTTTGCCGCCAGAACGTCTTATTCCCAGCGTCTTTGAAGAAGATGACGAAGCATTCGCTATCTGGCACGATAAAATCGGCATTCCTCCCCACCGGATCAAGCGTATGGGGGCAGACGATAACTTCTGGGTATCGGGCCCTACAGGTCCTTGCGGTCCCTGTTCGGAAATTTATTACGACTTTCACCCAGAATTAGGAGACGAGAACATCGATTTAGAAGACGACAGTCGCTTCATCGAATTCTATAATCTGGTGTTCATGCAATATAATCGCGATGCACAAGGAAATCTCACTCCCTTACAAAGCAAAAACATCGACACGGGAATGGGACTAGAAAGGATGGCGCAAATCCTGCAACAAGTCCCCAATAACTATGAAACCGATCTAATTTTCCCCATCGTTAAAACGGCGGCGGAGATTGCAGGGATTGATTATTCAAAAGCAGACGAGAAAACCAAAGTATCTCTAAAAGTCATTGGCGATCACATTCGCGCTGTAGTCCATATGATTGCCGATGGGATTAGCGCATCGAATATCGGTCGCGGTTATGTATTGCGTCGCCTTATTCGTCGAGTTGTGCGTCACGGACGCTCGCTGGGGATCGAAGGCGTCTTTACACCTCAAGTTGCTGAAGTTGCGATCGCGCTGGCTAAAGACGTTTATCCTAACGTTATCGCAACAGAAGAAGATATTAAAGGTCAACTGCAACGAGAAGAGTCCGCTTTCCTCAAAACTATCGAAAAAGGAGAAAAACTACTTACAGAAATTCTCCAGAAAGAAAAACAACAGATTTCTGGCGAAGATGCCTTTACGTTATACGATACCCATGGCTTTCCTTTAGAACTGACTCAAGAAATCGCCGCAGAAAATAGTTTAACTGTAGATGTAGAAGGGTTTGAGAGGGAAATGGAGAAACAGCGCCAACGCGGCAGAGAATCTCACAAAACCATCGACCTCACCGTACAAGGTAGCCTAGATAAACTGGCAGAACATATTCATTCGACTGAATTTGTTGGCTATACTCAGTCTCAATCGACTGCCAAAGTCGAAGCTGTTTTAGTAGACGGAAAAACCGTCGAAGCAGCAGAAGCAGGAGAGCAAGTTCAAATCGTTCTCGATAAAACGCCTTTCTATGCAGAGTCTGGGGGACAAATTGGCGATAGAGGTTATTTAACTGGAGAAAATTTATTAGTCCGTATTGAAGATGTCCAAAAAGAATCGGATTTCTTTGTCCATTTCGGTCGCGTCGAACGGGGTATTATCCAGATAGGCGATACCGTCACCGCACAAATCGATCGCGCTTGTCGTCGTCGCGCCCAAGCCAATCATACCGCAACCCACCTATTGCAAGCGGCGCTGAAAAAGATCGTCGATGATTCGATTTCTCAAGCGGGTTCTTTAGTCGCCTTCGATCGCTTGCGTTTCGATTTTAACTGTCCTCGTGCTTTAACTCAGGAAGAATTACAACAAATCGAGGAACAAATTAATACTTGGATTGCTGAGGCGCACGATGCTCAGATTTCTATTATGCCGCTAGAAGAAGCAAAAACCAAAGGCGCGATCGCGATGTTTGGGGAAAAATATGGCGCACAAGTCCGAGTCATCGATATTCCCGGCGTTTCGATGGAATTGTGCGGTGGAACTCACGTGAGAAATACCGCAGAAATCGGACTGTTTAAAATTGTCTCGGAGACTGGGATTTCTTCTGGAGTCCGGCGGATAGAAGCGGTTGCTGGTCCTGCGGTTTTAGAATATCTAAACGTGCGCGATAAAATCGTTAGAGAGTTGAGCGATCGCTTTAAGGTTAAACCCGAAGAAATCAGCGATCGCATCACCAGTTTACAAGCAGAATTAAAAGCGACTCACAAGCAATTAGAAGCTGTCAAACAAGAACTCGCGATCGCAAAATCCGGCCAATTATTAGCACAAGCAGAGTCAGTCGGCGCGTATAAGGTTTTAGTTGCAGAAATGGGAGATATCGATCCTGATGCGCTGAAAACTGCTGCCGAAAGATTGCAACAAAAACTCGGCGAAGCTGCTGTTGTTTTAGGTTCCGTTCCTGAAGAAGGTAAAGTCAGTTTAGTTGCTGCTTTTAGTCAAAAAGTGAATAAAGATAAGAACCTACAAGCCGGTAAATTCATCGGCGAAATCGCCAAAATCTGTGGCGGTGGCGGCGGTGGAAGACCGAATTTAGCTCAAGCTGGCGGACGCGATCCGAGTAAGTTGAAAGAAGCGTTAGAAACTGCCAGGAAACAGTTAGTTGAAAGCTTGCAGTAA
- the apcB gene encoding allophycocyanin subunit beta translates to MRDAVTKLIRNYDVTGRYLDRDAMDKLKTYFESGTARITAAAVINANSPVIVKKAGSQLFEEVPELIRPGGNAYTTRRYSACLRDMDYYLRYASYALVAGDTNVLDERVLQGLRETYNSLGVPIGPTVRGIQIMKEMVKELVFEAGVSDTSFVDEPFDHMTRELSEVSV, encoded by the coding sequence ATGCGAGATGCAGTTACTAAGCTGATTAGAAATTATGACGTGACAGGACGTTATTTGGATCGGGATGCAATGGACAAGCTGAAGACTTATTTCGAGTCTGGCACTGCCCGCATCACCGCAGCAGCCGTCATTAATGCCAATTCTCCTGTCATCGTTAAAAAAGCGGGTTCTCAACTATTTGAAGAAGTTCCAGAATTGATTCGTCCTGGAGGCAATGCCTACACGACTCGTCGTTATTCGGCTTGTTTGAGGGACATGGACTACTACCTGCGCTATGCCAGTTATGCGCTGGTTGCAGGAGATACTAACGTCTTGGACGAACGGGTGCTGCAAGGATTGCGAGAAACCTATAACTCCCTGGGAGTGCCCATCGGACCAACGGTGCGAGGCATTCAAATTATGAAAGAAATGGTTAAAGAGTTGGTCTTTGAGGCTGGAGTATCAGATACTTCTTTTGTAGACGAGCCTTTCGATCATATGACCCGCGAGTTGAGCGAAGTTTCAGTTTAA
- a CDS encoding type II toxin-antitoxin system RelE/ParE family toxin — MAYRVVWSSKAVEDVDAVATYIARDSPSYAAAVVKKIVDTTRDLIECPWAGSVVPEFSDPAILEKNAYTYRIIYRVKEEIVTIAAVIHTKRLLGLNG, encoded by the coding sequence ATGGCTTATCGAGTAGTTTGGTCTTCTAAAGCAGTTGAAGATGTAGACGCAGTTGCCACGTACATAGCCCGCGACTCGCCTTCCTATGCGGCAGCGGTGGTAAAAAAGATTGTAGATACCACCCGCGACCTCATCGAATGTCCTTGGGCTGGGTCGGTCGTTCCTGAATTTAGCGACCCAGCTATCCTAGAAAAAAACGCCTATACCTATCGCATCATCTATCGGGTAAAAGAAGAAATCGTGACGATCGCAGCTGTAATCCACACTAAGCGGTTGTTGGGGTTGAATGGATAG
- a CDS encoding class I SAM-dependent methyltransferase, with translation MTATSIKTQLRLASSLIDGILSIKPLANLAKHQARNMMIKRAEKIGVPWRENVQKLRSHDWESELATVDNSQLTYPDYYLCSFHAYEKGNLNWDAALELESAAYAVHATIWQGAGINGDPKLRQSYHDVLGAQLSIEPQDILDMGCSVGLSTFALQKVYPQAKITGLDLSPYYLAVAQYRARERNARIDWIHAAAESTGLPDASFDLVSAFLMFHELPQQAAREILREARRLLRPGGYFTLMDMNPHSEAYKKMPPYVLTLLKSTEPFLGQYFALDIKQALLEAGFKNPTIIPNSPRHRTVIAQAI, from the coding sequence ATGACAGCCACATCAATTAAAACGCAATTGAGATTAGCTTCTTCTCTGATTGATGGCATACTTTCCATCAAACCTTTAGCTAACCTAGCAAAACACCAAGCCCGCAACATGATGATTAAACGGGCAGAAAAAATTGGCGTGCCTTGGCGGGAAAACGTACAAAAATTGCGATCTCACGACTGGGAAAGCGAACTCGCTACAGTAGACAACTCCCAATTAACCTATCCCGATTATTATCTGTGTTCCTTCCATGCTTACGAAAAAGGGAATTTAAACTGGGATGCCGCCTTAGAATTAGAATCGGCTGCTTATGCTGTTCATGCCACAATTTGGCAAGGTGCAGGGATTAATGGAGATCCAAAGCTTCGCCAGAGTTATCATGATGTCTTAGGGGCACAACTCTCGATCGAGCCTCAAGATATTTTAGACATGGGTTGTAGCGTAGGACTGAGTACCTTTGCGCTACAGAAGGTTTATCCCCAAGCAAAAATTACTGGCTTGGATTTGTCTCCTTATTATCTAGCCGTAGCCCAATATCGGGCTAGAGAACGCAACGCCAGGATTGATTGGATACACGCTGCTGCGGAATCGACAGGTTTACCGGATGCTTCTTTCGATCTAGTCTCTGCTTTTTTGATGTTCCACGAACTTCCTCAACAAGCAGCCAGGGAAATCTTGCGCGAGGCACGCCGATTGTTGCGGCCTGGCGGATATTTCACTCTTATGGATATGAATCCTCACTCTGAGGCGTACAAGAAAATGCCGCCTTACGTTTTGACGTTACTCAAAAGTACGGAACCCTTTCTCGGTCAATATTTTGCTTTGGATATCAAACAAGCTTTGCTTGAAGCGGGGTTTAAGAACCCTACTATCATTCCTAATAGTCCTCGACATCGTACCGTCATTGCCCAAGCTATTTGA